Proteins from one Danaus plexippus chromosome 18 unlocalized genomic scaffold, MEX_DaPlex mxdp_20, whole genome shotgun sequence genomic window:
- the LOC116772880 gene encoding mRNA export factor Gle1 — protein MEESSFNSYDLSDLSRSIYKSGGINLSITTDFEKMRISALTKAAEISPLVTEVTIGPRSPKQKEKSKINQELSPDTKEMFNLLEDKLGEDLRYTLILKKYENELKETSENLVKNLIENMVTTYSETMKKYVKKHNEECKRKLLDLRAKKLQMAKLLRDNDNVLVLEKAKLDEKQCEMINQQTLDNMNRMLEEQKKAAIVDSHLKISMHYNEISNVANSEPLANEILEKYIQSINTVIANINSLMTLCKTGPITDKEVKQSQVLAANLENLKNKFLDEVEKFKEEIRFKKQKEQELLLEKQKEEQVKQKQLEEKQAQELKAAEVAKIQQAVLDQAKRAQSMFYSEKNYTYYMELRDFLDKYENSYKDLLQDNNCKKFRFDCQKAVNTPVNALSSVSGVHMRDKFDKLSKLLKGERVQVLDTFVTATQHPQGLPYCTALLAKKIVRQGDLLVSSNPDAAFPLAAVTVALWSQFPEFGKLLEAYFHRFCPYLVPMLLPQKEGQTDKEFYISRGYTYNDEDVVEKQDKFLRRMSGIFRLRCAMWITSTPRFLNVSNPNGMGFSWRWLASFINLKPEPDISATLLHDFFIVCGAQFLKLYGKQCVKIIKLLSTEYLSILQNIDEGGPKTRLEVFLQNVIKSGHIEPPSGILPPNIW, from the coding sequence ATGGAAGAGTCAAGCTTTAATTCGTATGATTTATCTGATTTATCTCgtagtatttataaaagtggTGGTATCAACTTATCAATAACGACAGATTTTGAAAAGATGCGAATATCCGCTCTTACTAAAGCTGCTGAAATCAGTCCACTCGTAACAGAAGTTACTATTGGCCCAAGAAGTCCAAAGCAGAAAGAAAAGTCTAAAATTAACCAAGAATTATCTCCAGATActaaagaaatgtttaatCTATTAGAAGACAAATTAGGCGAGGATCTCCGATACACATTAATACTGAAAAAGTATGAAAAcgaattaaaagaaacatcTGAAAACCTTGTTAAGAACCTTATTGAAAATATGGTCACCACTTATTCAGAAACCATGAAGAAATATGTAAAGAAACATAATGAAGAATGTAAACGAAAACTGTTGGACCTTAGAGCCAAAAAACTTCAAATGGCAAAACTTTTAAGAGACAATGATAATGTTTTAGTGTTAGAAAAAGCCAAGCTAGATGAGAAGCAATGTGAAATGATAAACCAACAAACATTAGACAATATGAATAGAATGTTAGAAGAACAGAAAAAAGCTGCAATTGTTGatagtcatttaaaaataagcatGCACTACaatgaaatatcaaatgtTGCTAATTCAGAACCACTAGCTAATGAAATTTTAGAAAAGTATATACAGTCGATAAATACAGTTATcgcaaatattaattcattgatGACTCTATGTAAAACGGGACCCATAACTGATAAAGAAGTAAAGCAATCTCAAGTACTGGCGGCAAACctcgaaaatttaaaaaacaagtttCTTGATGaagtagaaaaatttaaagaggaaataaggtttaaaaaacaaaaggaacaagaattattattagaaaaacaaaaagaagaaCAGGTTAAACAGAAACAATTAGAAGAAAAACAAGCTCAAGAATTAAAAGCAGCCGAAGTAGCTAAAATTCAACAAGCTGTTCTTGACCAAGCTAAAAGGGCACAGTCTATGTTTTATTCAGAGAAAAATTATACCTACTACATGGAGTTAAGGGACTTTCTTGACAAGTATGAAAATTCATACAAAGATTTACTACAAgacaataattgtaaaaagttCAGATTTGATTGCCAGAAAGCAGTGAACACACCTGTTAATGCACTTTCATCCGTGAGTGGTGTACACATGAGAGACAAATTTGATAAACTGTCAAAACTACTTAAAGGGGAAAGAGTTCAGGTTCTGGACACATTTGTCACAGCCACTCAGCATCCACAAGGATTACCATATTGCACAGCTCTATTAGCCAAGAAGATTGTGAGGCAGGGAGACCTTTTGGTGTCAAGTAATCCTGACGCTGCTTTTCCTTTGGCTGCTGTAACTGTTGCTTTGTGGTCACAGTTCCCGGAATTTGGTAAACTACTTGAAGCTTACTTCCATAGATTCTGTCCCTATTTAGTGCCGATGCTTCTCCCTCAGAAGGAAGGTCAGACTGACAAAGAGTTTTATATATCTCGaggatatacatataatgatgAAGATGTTGTTGAAAAACAGGATAAATTCTTGAGAAGAATGTCGGGCATATTCAGGCTTAGATGTGCTATGTGGATAACAAGTACACCCAGATTCCTGAATGTTTCCAATCCAAATGGAATGGGCTTCTCTTGGAGATGGCTGGCTTCTTTTATCAATCTTAAGCCGGAACCAGACATAAGTGCAACTTTACTGCATGACTTTTTCATAGTTTGCGGTGCACAGTTCTTAAAGTTGTATGGCAAACAgtgtgtaaaaataataaaattgttaagtacagaatatttaagtatattacaaaatattgatgAAGGTGGACCCAAGACTAGATTAGAAGTTTTTCTACAGAATGTCATAAAATCAGGTCACATAGAACCTCCAAGTGGAATCCTTCCACCCAATATTTGGTAA
- the LOC116772907 gene encoding DDB1- and CUL4-associated factor 10 homolog isoform X3 produces the protein MGTNSIDDKYFMARNSAYNPYWLTRREIGFNRPVGSGNALARSLYCGMKPIASWDCEQANSLPTGGVFNLEFSPEGSLLVAACEKKSIQIFDPLTHQRIYSVIGAHSDCVNCVKFLDGRMFATCSDDTTIALWDVRNLKKKIRSLLGHSNWVKNIEFSVKDKLLVTSGLDGSIYTWDINSYTEFNLVYQRVFHASGLMRCRLSPDAKQMVMCTTGGLLVIIHDLNLTTLAQDLHGFKPNLYRLMQMSQQVIPIAAMYDHLFDLERKENRVEFVSDFPDGNDAEVVSALQIHPQGWCALSRNISHDDRSEWSCIHDIQPGESITNKSCRDTSPSPPAPPRRPAPRRPKRVRNRPYRHLRPMTSITTQGDTPVLPSTSGQTPLRDLYDDEYKHFIRQNRDRLLYYIEETNEGKGFIKELCFSADGRLVCSPFGRGMRLLALNEQCAELSHCVQDFKGPSRMVDVGQSLGFHHDLVVSSKFSPRHHSLVTGCLEGKIVWYEPYSGESCY, from the exons ATGGGGACAAATAGCATTGACGATAAGTACTTTATGGCGAGGAATTCCGCATATAATCCGTACTGGCTAACTCGACGAGAAATCGGGTTCAATAGGCCTGTGGGTTCTGGTAATGCGCTGGCTCGTAGCCTTTATTGTGGTATGAAACCCATAGCTTCTTGGGATTGTGAACAAGCTAATTCTCTTCCCACCGGTGGCGTTTTCAACCTTGAATTTTCCCCGGAAGG atCTCTTTTAGTGGCAGCTTGTGAAAAgaaatcaatacaaatatttgatcCACTAACACACCAACGAATATATTCTGTTATTGGAGCCCACTCAGACTGTGTTAATTGTGTTAa ATTTCTTGATGGCAGAATGTTTGCGACTTGCTCTGATGATACCACAATCGCTTTGTGGGatgtaagaaatttaaagaagaaaataCGTTCTCTATTGGGTCATTCGAATTGGGTTAAGAACATAGAATTTTCTGTGAAAGATAAACTACTAGTCACATCAGGTTTGGATGGGAGTATATATACGTGGGACATAAACTCATATACCGAATTCAATCTGGTTTACCAAAGAGTATTCCATGCCTCTGGTCTCATGAGGTGTCGCCTGTCACCAGATGCGAAGCAAATGGTGATGTGCACTACTGGAGGGCTCTTAGTTATAAtacatgatttaaatttgacaACTTTAGCACAAGATCTGCACGGCTTtaag cCTAACCTGTACAGGCTGATGCAAATGAGCCAACAAGTAATACCAATAGCCGCTATGTATGATCACTTGTTTGATCTTGAACGCAAGGAGAATAGAGTCGAATTTGTGTCTGATTTTCCTGATGGCAATGATGCTGAGGTTGTCAGTGCATTGCAG ATTCATCCTCAAGGTTGGTGTGCATTAAGCCGTAATATCAGTCACGATGATAGGTCAGAG TGGTCCTGCATACACGACATCCAGCCCGGTGAGAGTATAACAAATAAGAGTTGTAGAGACACGTCCCCGTCACCACCAGCGCCGCCCCGTAGGCCTGCGCCCCGGAGGCCCAAGAGGGTCCGCAATCGTCCCTACAGGCACCTGCGACCCATGACGAGCATCACAACCCAGGGCGACACACC TGTCCTCCCCTCCACGTCCGGTCAGACGCCACTCCGGGACTTGTATGATGACGAATACAAACACTTTATAAGACAGAACAGAGACAGGTTACTATACTACATAGAGGAAACGAATGAAGGCAAAGGCTTCATAAag GAGCTGTGTTTTTCTGCTGATGGTCGCCTGGTTTGTTCGCCTTTCGGCCGAGGCATGCGTCTGTTAGCTCTCAATGAACAGTGCGCGGAGTTATCCCACTGTGTGCAGGACTTCAAGGGTCCGTCTCGTATGGTAGACGTGGGTCAGAGCCTCGGCTTCCATCACGACCTCGTGGTCAGCTCCAAGTTCAGCCCCCGCCACCACTCCCTGGTCACCGGATGTCTCGAAGGAAAGATCGTCTGGTATGAGCCCTACAGCGGCGAGTCCTGCTACTag
- the LOC116772907 gene encoding DDB1- and CUL4-associated factor 10 isoform X2, giving the protein MGTNSIDDKYFMARNSAYNPYWLTRREIGFNRPVGSGNALARSLYCGMKPIASWDCEQANSLPTGGVFNLEFSPEGSLLVAACEKKSIQIFDPLTHQRIYSVIGAHSDCVNCVKFLDGRMFATCSDDTTIALWDVRNLKKKIRSLLGHSNWVKNIEFSVKDKLLVTSGLDGSIYTWDINSYTEFNLVYQRVFHASGLMRCRLSPDAKQMVMCTTGGLLVIIHDLNLTTLAQDLHGFKPNLYRLMQMSQQVIPIAAMYDHLFDLERKENRVEFVSDFPDGNDAEVVSALQIHPQGWCALSRNISHDDRSEWSCIHDIQPGESITNKSCRDTSPSPPAPPRRPAPRRPKRVRNRPYRHLRPMTSITTQGDTPPSSSRPRESEDSEAGPSREPAPARLPPPNLSSIQNDVWEASITIKQHRILQEMYSRGQVGRNFNMQRIMGINTGITPPGAVRRPARPARLLPRLHASPVPLAPTPDSVLPSTSGQTPLRDLYDDEYKHFIRQNRDRLLYYIEETNEGKGFIKELCFSADGRLVCSPFGRGMRLLALNEQCAELSHCVQDFKGPSRMVDVGQSLGFHHDLVVSSKFSPRHHSLVTGCLEGKIVWYEPYSGESCY; this is encoded by the exons ATGGGGACAAATAGCATTGACGATAAGTACTTTATGGCGAGGAATTCCGCATATAATCCGTACTGGCTAACTCGACGAGAAATCGGGTTCAATAGGCCTGTGGGTTCTGGTAATGCGCTGGCTCGTAGCCTTTATTGTGGTATGAAACCCATAGCTTCTTGGGATTGTGAACAAGCTAATTCTCTTCCCACCGGTGGCGTTTTCAACCTTGAATTTTCCCCGGAAGG atCTCTTTTAGTGGCAGCTTGTGAAAAgaaatcaatacaaatatttgatcCACTAACACACCAACGAATATATTCTGTTATTGGAGCCCACTCAGACTGTGTTAATTGTGTTAa ATTTCTTGATGGCAGAATGTTTGCGACTTGCTCTGATGATACCACAATCGCTTTGTGGGatgtaagaaatttaaagaagaaaataCGTTCTCTATTGGGTCATTCGAATTGGGTTAAGAACATAGAATTTTCTGTGAAAGATAAACTACTAGTCACATCAGGTTTGGATGGGAGTATATATACGTGGGACATAAACTCATATACCGAATTCAATCTGGTTTACCAAAGAGTATTCCATGCCTCTGGTCTCATGAGGTGTCGCCTGTCACCAGATGCGAAGCAAATGGTGATGTGCACTACTGGAGGGCTCTTAGTTATAAtacatgatttaaatttgacaACTTTAGCACAAGATCTGCACGGCTTtaag cCTAACCTGTACAGGCTGATGCAAATGAGCCAACAAGTAATACCAATAGCCGCTATGTATGATCACTTGTTTGATCTTGAACGCAAGGAGAATAGAGTCGAATTTGTGTCTGATTTTCCTGATGGCAATGATGCTGAGGTTGTCAGTGCATTGCAG ATTCATCCTCAAGGTTGGTGTGCATTAAGCCGTAATATCAGTCACGATGATAGGTCAGAG TGGTCCTGCATACACGACATCCAGCCCGGTGAGAGTATAACAAATAAGAGTTGTAGAGACACGTCCCCGTCACCACCAGCGCCGCCCCGTAGGCCTGCGCCCCGGAGGCCCAAGAGGGTCCGCAATCGTCCCTACAGGCACCTGCGACCCATGACGAGCATCACAACCCAGGGCGACACACC CCCTTCGTCGTCCAGGCCTCGTGAGTCCGAGGACTCGGAGGCCGGACCCAGTCGAGAGCCAGCGCCCGCGAGACTCCCTCCACCG AATCTATCGAGTATACAAAATGACGTGTGGGAGGCGTCTATAACGATCAAACAACACCGAATACTGCAAGAAATGTATAGCAG GGGTCAGGTCGGGCGTAATTTCAACATGCAGCGCATCATGGGCATCAACACTGGCATCACCCCCCCGGGCGCGGTCCGCCGGCCAGCTCGCCCTGCGAGACTCCTGCCGCGGCTGCACGCGTCACCTGTCCCCCTCGCACCCACGCCCGACAG TGTCCTCCCCTCCACGTCCGGTCAGACGCCACTCCGGGACTTGTATGATGACGAATACAAACACTTTATAAGACAGAACAGAGACAGGTTACTATACTACATAGAGGAAACGAATGAAGGCAAAGGCTTCATAAag GAGCTGTGTTTTTCTGCTGATGGTCGCCTGGTTTGTTCGCCTTTCGGCCGAGGCATGCGTCTGTTAGCTCTCAATGAACAGTGCGCGGAGTTATCCCACTGTGTGCAGGACTTCAAGGGTCCGTCTCGTATGGTAGACGTGGGTCAGAGCCTCGGCTTCCATCACGACCTCGTGGTCAGCTCCAAGTTCAGCCCCCGCCACCACTCCCTGGTCACCGGATGTCTCGAAGGAAAGATCGTCTGGTATGAGCCCTACAGCGGCGAGTCCTGCTACTag
- the LOC116772906 gene encoding electron transfer flavoprotein subunit beta, translating into MARVLVGVKRVIDYAVKIRVKPDKSGVVTDGVKHSMNPFDEIAVEEAVRMKEKKLASEVIAVSCGPTQAQETLRTALAMGADRAIHVEVAGAEYETLQPLHVAKILAKLSQDEKADLVIVGKQAIDDDSNQTAQMTAAILDWPQGTFASKVEKSDSGLTVTREIDGGLEVIKTKLPAVISADLRLNEPRYATLPNIMKAKKKPMKKVSAKDLGVDLAPRIKILSVEDPPVRQAGSIVPDVDTLVAKLKEGGHV; encoded by the exons atggCTCGTGTATTAGTAGGTGTTAAGAGAGTTATTGATTATGCAGTCAAG ATTCGTGTAAAGCCCGACAAGTCAGGAGTAGTCACGGATGGGGTGAAACATTCAATGAACCCTTTTGATGAGATTGCAGTGGAAGAAGCTGTTAGGATGAAGGAGAAAAAGTTAGCTAGTGAAGTCATCGCAGTATCCTGTGGTCCTACTCAAGcacag gaAACTCTAAGAACAGCTCTAGCTATGGGTGCTGATCGAGCTATCCATGTTGAAGTTGCTGGGGCTGAATATGAAACCTTACAGCCGCTTCATGTGGCAAAGATTCTAGCTAAACTCTCACAGGATGAGAAGGCTGATCTCGTGATAGTGGGAAAACAg GCAATTGATGATGACTCAAACCAAACTGCACAAATGACGGCCGCCATTCTGGATTGGCCTCAAGGAACATTTGCTTCCAAG GTGGAGAAGAGTGACTCTGGTTTGACTGTGACTCGTGAGATCGATGGTGGTCTGGAGGTCATTAAGACCAAGCTGCCAGCCGTCATTAGCGCGGATCTTCGTCTCAACGAGCCCAGATATGCCACACTACCAAATattatg aaagCAAAAAAGAAGCCAATGAAGAAAGTATCAGCAAAGGATCTCGGTGTGGACTTAGCTCCCAGGATAAAGATACTGAGTGTTGAAGACCCTCCAGTGAGACAGGCTGGGTCTATTGTCCCGGATGTGGACACACTCGTCGCCAAACTCAAGGAAGGGGGCcatgtttaa
- the LOC116772907 gene encoding DDB1- and CUL4-associated factor 10 isoform X1, with protein sequence MGTNSIDDKYFMARNSAYNPYWLTRREIGFNRPVGSGNALARSLYCGMKPIASWDCEQANSLPTGGVFNLEFSPEGSLLVAACEKKSIQIFDPLTHQRIYSVIGAHSDCVNCVKFLDGRMFATCSDDTTIALWDVRNLKKKIRSLLGHSNWVKNIEFSVKDKLLVTSGLDGSIYTWDINSYTEFNLVYQRVFHASGLMRCRLSPDAKQMVMCTTGGLLVIIHDLNLTTLAQDLHGFKPNLYRLMQMSQQVIPIAAMYDHLFDLERKENRVEFVSDFPDGNDAEVVSALQIHPQGWCALSRNISHDDRSEWSCIHDIQPGESITNKSCRDTSPSPPAPPRRPAPRRPKRVRNRPYRHLRPMTSITTQGDTPPSSSRPRESEDSEAGPSREPAPARLPPPNLSSIQNDVWEASITIKQHRILQEMYSRGQVGRNFNMQRIMGINTGITPPGAVRRPARPARLLPRLHASPVPLAPTPDRYVLPSTSGQTPLRDLYDDEYKHFIRQNRDRLLYYIEETNEGKGFIKELCFSADGRLVCSPFGRGMRLLALNEQCAELSHCVQDFKGPSRMVDVGQSLGFHHDLVVSSKFSPRHHSLVTGCLEGKIVWYEPYSGESCY encoded by the exons ATGGGGACAAATAGCATTGACGATAAGTACTTTATGGCGAGGAATTCCGCATATAATCCGTACTGGCTAACTCGACGAGAAATCGGGTTCAATAGGCCTGTGGGTTCTGGTAATGCGCTGGCTCGTAGCCTTTATTGTGGTATGAAACCCATAGCTTCTTGGGATTGTGAACAAGCTAATTCTCTTCCCACCGGTGGCGTTTTCAACCTTGAATTTTCCCCGGAAGG atCTCTTTTAGTGGCAGCTTGTGAAAAgaaatcaatacaaatatttgatcCACTAACACACCAACGAATATATTCTGTTATTGGAGCCCACTCAGACTGTGTTAATTGTGTTAa ATTTCTTGATGGCAGAATGTTTGCGACTTGCTCTGATGATACCACAATCGCTTTGTGGGatgtaagaaatttaaagaagaaaataCGTTCTCTATTGGGTCATTCGAATTGGGTTAAGAACATAGAATTTTCTGTGAAAGATAAACTACTAGTCACATCAGGTTTGGATGGGAGTATATATACGTGGGACATAAACTCATATACCGAATTCAATCTGGTTTACCAAAGAGTATTCCATGCCTCTGGTCTCATGAGGTGTCGCCTGTCACCAGATGCGAAGCAAATGGTGATGTGCACTACTGGAGGGCTCTTAGTTATAAtacatgatttaaatttgacaACTTTAGCACAAGATCTGCACGGCTTtaag cCTAACCTGTACAGGCTGATGCAAATGAGCCAACAAGTAATACCAATAGCCGCTATGTATGATCACTTGTTTGATCTTGAACGCAAGGAGAATAGAGTCGAATTTGTGTCTGATTTTCCTGATGGCAATGATGCTGAGGTTGTCAGTGCATTGCAG ATTCATCCTCAAGGTTGGTGTGCATTAAGCCGTAATATCAGTCACGATGATAGGTCAGAG TGGTCCTGCATACACGACATCCAGCCCGGTGAGAGTATAACAAATAAGAGTTGTAGAGACACGTCCCCGTCACCACCAGCGCCGCCCCGTAGGCCTGCGCCCCGGAGGCCCAAGAGGGTCCGCAATCGTCCCTACAGGCACCTGCGACCCATGACGAGCATCACAACCCAGGGCGACACACC CCCTTCGTCGTCCAGGCCTCGTGAGTCCGAGGACTCGGAGGCCGGACCCAGTCGAGAGCCAGCGCCCGCGAGACTCCCTCCACCG AATCTATCGAGTATACAAAATGACGTGTGGGAGGCGTCTATAACGATCAAACAACACCGAATACTGCAAGAAATGTATAGCAG GGGTCAGGTCGGGCGTAATTTCAACATGCAGCGCATCATGGGCATCAACACTGGCATCACCCCCCCGGGCGCGGTCCGCCGGCCAGCTCGCCCTGCGAGACTCCTGCCGCGGCTGCACGCGTCACCTGTCCCCCTCGCACCCACGCCCGACAGGTA TGTCCTCCCCTCCACGTCCGGTCAGACGCCACTCCGGGACTTGTATGATGACGAATACAAACACTTTATAAGACAGAACAGAGACAGGTTACTATACTACATAGAGGAAACGAATGAAGGCAAAGGCTTCATAAag GAGCTGTGTTTTTCTGCTGATGGTCGCCTGGTTTGTTCGCCTTTCGGCCGAGGCATGCGTCTGTTAGCTCTCAATGAACAGTGCGCGGAGTTATCCCACTGTGTGCAGGACTTCAAGGGTCCGTCTCGTATGGTAGACGTGGGTCAGAGCCTCGGCTTCCATCACGACCTCGTGGTCAGCTCCAAGTTCAGCCCCCGCCACCACTCCCTGGTCACCGGATGTCTCGAAGGAAAGATCGTCTGGTATGAGCCCTACAGCGGCGAGTCCTGCTACTag